The following are from one region of the Endozoicomonas sp. 4G genome:
- the acs gene encoding acetate--CoA ligase, translated as MTEVRVYPVTEVQRENTLADNQRYLEMYQQSVVNPERFWREHGKRIDWFTPYTQIRNVSFDHEHVDIKWFYDGTTNASFNCLDRHLEQKADQVAIIWEPDEEGKASKKVTYRELHEQVCRFANGLKSQGVGKGDVVAIYMPMVVEATVAMLACSRIGAIHSVIFGGFSPEALAGRIVDSSAKLVITADEGIRGGRAVPLKTNVDRALENPEVTSIEKVIVLRHTGQEVDWQEDRDVNWQDLTAMASPHCTPEAMNAEDPLFILYTSGSTGKPKGVLHTTGGYLVYASMTHQYVFDYQDGEIFWCNADIGWITGHTYVTYGPLLNGATIVMHEGVPNYPACNRISKIVDKHQVNILYTAPTAIRALMAEGDAAVKDTHRSSLRLLGSVGEPINPEAWSWYYKTIGNEQCPIVDTWWQTETGGAMLTPLPGATDLKPGSATRPFFGIKPALVDNEGRILEGEQEGNLVILDSWPGQARTVFNDHERFVQTYFSSFKGMYTTGDGARRDEDGYYWITGRVDDVLNVSGHRMGTAEIESALVSHHDVAEAAVVGFPHDIKGQGIYVYVTLTADSEYSDEFKNELRQWVRKEIGPIASPDIIQWAPGLPKTRSGKIMRRILRKIASGEYENLGDTSTLADPSVVETLIKERALAG; from the coding sequence ATGACCGAAGTACGTGTGTACCCAGTAACTGAGGTTCAGCGAGAAAATACACTGGCAGATAACCAGCGTTATCTTGAAATGTACCAGCAATCTGTCGTTAACCCCGAAAGGTTTTGGCGAGAGCATGGCAAGAGAATCGACTGGTTCACCCCATACACGCAGATCAGGAATGTGTCGTTCGATCACGAACATGTCGATATCAAATGGTTCTACGACGGCACCACCAATGCCTCTTTCAACTGCCTGGATCGTCATCTTGAGCAAAAAGCTGATCAGGTTGCCATCATCTGGGAACCGGACGAAGAAGGCAAAGCTTCCAAAAAAGTCACTTACCGAGAACTTCACGAACAGGTTTGCCGGTTTGCCAATGGCCTGAAGAGCCAAGGGGTTGGCAAGGGTGATGTGGTCGCCATTTACATGCCCATGGTCGTTGAGGCCACAGTCGCGATGCTGGCCTGTTCGCGTATTGGTGCTATTCACTCGGTGATCTTCGGCGGCTTTTCGCCTGAAGCCCTGGCAGGAAGAATCGTCGACTCCAGCGCCAAACTGGTCATTACTGCCGATGAAGGTATTCGCGGCGGGCGAGCAGTCCCTCTGAAAACAAACGTTGACCGAGCCCTGGAAAACCCGGAAGTGACCAGCATTGAAAAGGTCATTGTCCTGCGGCACACCGGTCAAGAGGTCGACTGGCAGGAAGATCGTGATGTCAACTGGCAGGACCTGACCGCCATGGCTTCACCGCACTGCACTCCCGAAGCGATGAATGCAGAAGATCCACTGTTTATTCTTTACACTTCCGGCTCCACAGGTAAACCTAAAGGCGTACTGCATACGACGGGCGGTTATCTGGTTTATGCGTCCATGACCCATCAATATGTGTTTGACTATCAGGATGGCGAAATATTCTGGTGCAACGCCGACATTGGCTGGATTACCGGCCACACCTACGTCACTTATGGCCCGCTGCTGAACGGTGCCACCATCGTTATGCATGAAGGGGTACCCAACTACCCGGCCTGCAACAGAATCAGCAAGATCGTCGACAAACATCAGGTAAATATTCTGTACACCGCCCCCACGGCAATACGGGCACTCATGGCTGAAGGTGACGCAGCGGTTAAAGACACTCACCGCTCCAGCCTGAGACTGCTGGGCAGCGTCGGTGAGCCCATTAACCCCGAAGCCTGGAGCTGGTACTACAAAACCATCGGCAATGAACAGTGCCCCATCGTCGATACCTGGTGGCAGACTGAGACGGGCGGCGCCATGCTGACCCCCCTCCCCGGCGCTACTGATCTGAAACCCGGTTCGGCAACCCGCCCCTTCTTCGGCATCAAGCCCGCCCTGGTTGACAACGAGGGTCGTATTCTCGAAGGCGAACAGGAAGGCAACCTGGTGATTCTCGACAGCTGGCCCGGTCAGGCCCGGACCGTCTTTAACGACCACGAGCGTTTTGTTCAAACCTACTTCTCCAGCTTTAAGGGCATGTATACCACTGGCGATGGCGCTCGCCGGGATGAAGATGGCTATTACTGGATCACAGGGCGTGTTGATGACGTTCTAAACGTCTCTGGTCACCGTATGGGCACAGCTGAAATTGAGTCGGCACTGGTCTCCCACCACGACGTTGCCGAAGCCGCTGTTGTTGGCTTCCCACACGATATCAAGGGGCAGGGAATATACGTCTACGTAACACTGACAGCGGATTCTGAGTATTCAGATGAATTCAAGAATGAATTAAGGCAGTGGGTTCGCAAGGAGATTGGCCCCATCGCCTCACCGGATATCATTCAGTGGGCTCCGGGATTACCCAAAACCCGATCCGGCAAGATTATGCGCCGCATCCTGCGTAAAATTGCCTCAGGTGAGTATGAAAATCTGGGTGATACATCGACACTGGCAGACCCTTCTGTTGTAGAAACGCTGATTAAGGAGCGAGCATTAGCAGGATAA
- a CDS encoding helix-turn-helix domain-containing protein: MPSKHTQQIILSEQQRNALDLIVRQRKSSQAMVLRAKIILLGAQGKSLQGTTKELKCNRETVTRWRKHWVERSDEIPVLEKLKEAPRPGAKAKFTEEQICLIVAMSCDKPGLKAHHKMNLALRVSPVS, from the coding sequence ATGCCATCAAAGCATACCCAACAAATCATCTTGTCAGAACAGCAACGCAATGCCCTTGACCTGATTGTTCGCCAACGGAAAAGTTCTCAGGCTATGGTGCTCAGAGCCAAAATCATTCTGTTGGGGGCACAAGGGAAAAGTCTTCAGGGAACGACTAAAGAACTCAAGTGTAACCGTGAAACCGTCACTCGCTGGAGAAAGCACTGGGTCGAGCGTAGTGATGAGATTCCAGTATTAGAAAAACTCAAAGAGGCTCCTCGCCCTGGCGCAAAAGCCAAGTTCACCGAAGAGCAAATTTGCTTGATTGTTGCCATGTCTTGCGACAAACCAGGGCTGAAGGCACACCACAAGATGAACTTGGCGTTAAGGGTAAGTCCGGTATCCTGA
- a CDS encoding PAS-domain containing protein: MALIALLYVGGLFSVAWYGDHAGARLRKKWRPYIYSLSLAVYCTAWTFFGAVGQASQSIWSFPSIYIGPILVFVFFWKLLNKLIRVSKRENISSIADFIASRHGKSRGLAILVTLLLVVGILPYIALQLKAIIIGFELLSPIAMAPRQQQDAALVVTLLLAVFVIMFATRRLDTTEPQHGVMLAIAFESLLKLAAFLVVGGWITYRFFTQASEPLAHFEMAVVKSSDENLFLNLMAPIMVAMAAFICLPRQFHVLVVENRDIRDLKRARWMFPVYLLLTAVFVLPMAFAGNVWLGETVSPDSFVIALSKLLGSDSMAVLAFMAGLSAAISMVIVATISLTNMISNEILMPLILRNSGQGRNEFYRFSGLLRTVRRTIIIGILLLAYVVYRVISTGEDHLLANLGLISFAAVAQLAPAVVGSLYLRESNYKAVTGGILAGSLVWLVTLVVPVFVQSGWLDKALLEQGVFGIEAFKPDALFGFGLTGTLNGASIFALMINALVYSLGCLLFKVSPLENRQARKFVDASVVEGDLYDDLTVTVDELESLASRYMGEEKASKLMASYTTAERPYLADSEMIAAVERVLSGIMGASSAKLVMKTGLTGDNALIEDVEAVVGEASEVLQFNRELLTGAIEHINIGVSVVDRDLRLVAWNQRYLELFSYPEGMIKVGRHAADIIRYNAEMGRCGPGDVSHHVRKRIHHMMQGTAHKSERIRDDRVIETRGYPMPGGGFVMSFTDITEFRQVETALKEINESLEQRVEARTSELHCLNRELMSAKGAAERANRLRSKFFAAISHDLMQPMNAARLFASSLDSSLTDIEHRQLSSHLNSSLQSAEELIKDLLDLSRLEAGKLKANFRDFPLAEILDPLQAGFDLLAQENHLNFRVVQSSVWVHSDPVLLTRVLQNFLTNAFRYCNPQQGRVMLCCRKRSQELCIEVRDNGSGIPEALQSVIFGEFERLHQGGKGLGLGLAIARGIAAVLHQPIELRSREHSGTTFSIRVPLAEARTVRQLPVRAASKNTMSGMTVLCIDNEPEILLGMESLLTRWGCQVYSAGSVKEAFKVVEECGLPDILLVDYRLDDVMDGIRLIGELRKSSSLSVPAILITADKQDSVRDRCRKQDIKLMGKPIKPASLRALMTSLTMPIKAL; this comes from the coding sequence TTGGCTCTCATAGCCCTGCTCTACGTGGGTGGGTTGTTTTCGGTAGCCTGGTATGGTGACCATGCCGGTGCCAGATTACGAAAAAAATGGCGGCCCTATATTTACAGTCTGTCGCTGGCTGTTTATTGCACTGCCTGGACTTTTTTTGGTGCGGTGGGTCAGGCCTCTCAGAGTATCTGGTCATTTCCGAGTATCTATATTGGACCTATTCTGGTTTTTGTCTTTTTCTGGAAGTTGCTTAACAAGCTGATACGGGTAAGCAAACGCGAAAATATCAGCTCCATTGCTGACTTTATTGCCTCACGCCATGGCAAGTCCAGGGGGCTGGCTATTCTGGTTACTTTGTTGCTGGTGGTTGGCATTCTTCCTTACATTGCCTTGCAGCTGAAAGCCATTATTATTGGTTTTGAACTCCTGTCGCCTATCGCCATGGCTCCCCGCCAACAGCAGGATGCAGCCCTGGTGGTGACTCTGCTGCTGGCTGTTTTTGTGATTATGTTTGCTACCCGCAGGCTGGATACCACAGAGCCTCAGCATGGTGTTATGCTGGCCATCGCCTTTGAGTCCCTACTGAAACTGGCTGCCTTTCTGGTGGTGGGGGGCTGGATCACTTATCGATTCTTTACACAAGCCAGTGAGCCACTGGCTCATTTTGAAATGGCGGTGGTTAAATCGTCTGACGAGAATCTGTTTTTGAACCTGATGGCACCCATTATGGTCGCCATGGCAGCTTTTATCTGTCTGCCAAGACAGTTCCATGTTCTGGTTGTAGAAAACAGGGATATCAGGGATCTGAAACGTGCCCGCTGGATGTTTCCAGTCTATCTGCTGCTGACCGCTGTTTTTGTCCTGCCCATGGCGTTTGCCGGTAATGTCTGGTTAGGAGAGACCGTATCGCCGGATTCCTTTGTGATCGCTCTGTCAAAGCTGCTGGGCAGTGACAGCATGGCCGTGCTCGCTTTTATGGCAGGATTATCCGCCGCGATCAGCATGGTGATTGTGGCAACCATCTCGTTAACGAACATGATTTCCAATGAGATCCTGATGCCGCTGATCCTCAGAAATTCAGGGCAGGGTCGCAATGAGTTCTATCGCTTCAGCGGTCTGCTGCGAACAGTACGACGCACCATCATTATTGGCATTTTACTGTTGGCTTACGTCGTTTATCGAGTGATCAGTACGGGTGAAGATCATTTGCTGGCTAATCTGGGATTGATCTCTTTTGCCGCAGTGGCACAGCTGGCACCTGCCGTGGTGGGTTCGCTTTATCTCAGGGAGAGCAATTATAAAGCGGTCACAGGGGGTATTCTGGCAGGCAGTCTGGTTTGGTTAGTCACCCTGGTTGTGCCTGTATTTGTACAGTCCGGCTGGTTGGATAAAGCACTGCTTGAGCAGGGTGTATTTGGCATTGAGGCTTTCAAACCCGATGCGCTGTTTGGCTTTGGTCTGACGGGCACCCTTAACGGAGCCAGTATTTTTGCCCTGATGATAAATGCCCTGGTTTATAGCCTCGGTTGCCTGTTGTTTAAGGTTTCACCCTTGGAAAACCGACAGGCCAGAAAGTTTGTCGATGCTTCGGTAGTGGAGGGCGATCTTTATGATGACCTGACCGTTACCGTGGATGAACTGGAGTCACTGGCAAGTCGCTATATGGGTGAAGAAAAGGCCAGCAAACTGATGGCCAGTTACACGACAGCGGAGCGTCCTTACCTTGCCGACAGTGAAATGATTGCCGCGGTAGAAAGGGTGCTGTCCGGTATCATGGGGGCCTCGTCAGCAAAGCTGGTGATGAAAACAGGGCTGACCGGAGACAATGCCTTGATTGAAGATGTCGAAGCCGTAGTAGGCGAGGCATCGGAAGTGTTGCAGTTTAACCGTGAGTTACTGACCGGTGCCATAGAACACATCAATATCGGGGTGAGTGTGGTTGACCGGGATCTCAGGCTGGTAGCCTGGAATCAGCGCTATCTGGAACTGTTTTCCTACCCGGAAGGGATGATCAAAGTCGGGCGTCATGCTGCTGACATCATTCGTTACAATGCCGAAATGGGTCGCTGCGGCCCTGGCGATGTGAGTCACCATGTTCGCAAGCGTATTCATCACATGATGCAGGGAACAGCCCACAAATCCGAACGGATACGGGATGATCGGGTTATTGAAACCCGGGGTTATCCGATGCCGGGTGGCGGCTTCGTGATGAGCTTCACTGACATCACCGAGTTTCGCCAGGTAGAAACGGCCCTGAAAGAAATCAACGAAAGTCTGGAGCAAAGAGTAGAAGCAAGAACCAGTGAGCTGCACTGTCTGAACCGTGAGTTGATGAGTGCCAAAGGGGCTGCTGAACGGGCCAATCGATTGCGATCGAAATTTTTTGCTGCCATCAGTCATGATTTGATGCAGCCCATGAACGCCGCTCGGCTGTTTGCGTCTTCCCTGGATTCCAGTTTGACGGATATTGAGCACCGGCAACTGTCCAGCCATCTCAACAGTTCGCTTCAGTCGGCAGAAGAACTGATCAAGGACCTGCTGGATTTATCTCGTTTAGAGGCTGGCAAGCTCAAGGCCAATTTCAGAGACTTTCCTCTGGCAGAAATTCTGGATCCTTTGCAGGCCGGGTTCGATTTGCTGGCACAGGAAAATCATCTTAACTTCCGGGTGGTTCAGTCGTCTGTCTGGGTACACAGTGATCCGGTTCTGTTAACAAGAGTGTTACAGAACTTCCTCACAAACGCTTTCCGTTATTGCAACCCTCAACAGGGGAGAGTAATGCTGTGTTGCAGAAAACGTTCCCAAGAACTCTGCATCGAAGTCAGAGACAATGGTTCTGGCATACCTGAGGCATTACAGTCGGTCATCTTTGGTGAGTTTGAGCGATTGCACCAGGGCGGGAAAGGGCTGGGTCTGGGGCTGGCTATTGCCCGGGGCATTGCCGCCGTTCTGCACCAGCCCATCGAGTTGAGATCCCGTGAGCATTCGGGCACGACCTTCTCCATCCGGGTACCTCTCGCCGAGGCCAGAACCGTGAGGCAGCTGCCAGTAAGAGCGGCATCCAAAAACACTATGAGTGGTATGACGGTGCTTTGCATTGATAACGAGCCGGAAATATTGCTGGGCATGGAAAGCCTGCTGACCCGCTGGGGTTGTCAGGTGTACTCTGCGGGGAGTGTGAAAGAGGCATTCAAGGTCGTTGAAGAATGTGGGCTGCCTGATATCCTGCTGGTTGATTACCGTCTGGATGATGTCATGGATGGTATCCGGCTGATCGGGGAATTACGTAAATCGTCGTCTTTGTCAGTGCCTGCCATTCTTATTACCGCCGATAAACAGGACAGTGTACGAGACCGTTGTCGCAAGCAGGATATCAAGTTGATGGGGAAACCGATCAAACCTGCTTCACTCAGAGCCTTGATGACATCGCTGACAATGCCCATCAAGGCGCTATAA
- a CDS encoding transposase — protein sequence MRQTRAEGTPQDELGVKGKSGILKNMRTRAAYLTDRSHKIVFHYTPKHASWLNQIEIWFSILVRRFLKRNSFTSKEDLKARLHQFVDFFNEKMAKPFKWTYKGRPLQV from the coding sequence TTGCGACAAACCAGGGCTGAAGGCACACCACAAGATGAACTTGGCGTTAAGGGTAAGTCCGGTATCCTGAAGAACATGAGGACACGGGCTGCGTACCTGACTGATAGATCCCATAAGATCGTTTTTCACTATACTCCGAAACATGCATCATGGCTGAACCAGATAGAAATATGGTTTTCGATTCTGGTAAGACGTTTCCTGAAGCGAAACAGCTTTACTTCAAAAGAAGACCTGAAAGCTCGGCTTCACCAGTTTGTTGACTTCTTCAACGAGAAAATGGCGAAGCCATTTAAATGGACTTACAAAGGTCGGCCATTACAGGTGTGA
- a CDS encoding patatin family protein, with the protein MQKQEASPLTKTALVVEGGGMRGIYSAGILDAFMDKRHRQFDGFYGVSAGALNLVSFIAGQRGRNLDLYTGACLETRFISFKRHVKGGNLFDLDWLFDRIQRQHMNINKFRSQLRDKTFTVVTSCASTGYPIYHTFDEHFELEQLFTVLKASSALPMIYRNAITIDSRNHVDGSLADPLPVIKAAEDGYKNIVVLRSRESQYRKKASSANRLLAWQLRKQPEVAQLIRQQYSIYNETLDSFDQLKHNGITITEIAPDRPLSSTRSTRDRARLVSDYHKGYSAGFSFLQNLDHAALAQPA; encoded by the coding sequence ATGCAGAAACAAGAGGCCAGCCCACTCACAAAAACAGCGCTTGTCGTTGAGGGCGGAGGCATGCGCGGTATTTACTCTGCCGGCATTCTGGATGCTTTTATGGACAAACGTCATCGGCAGTTCGATGGCTTTTACGGCGTTTCAGCCGGTGCGCTCAATCTGGTGTCCTTTATTGCCGGTCAACGGGGGCGCAACCTTGATCTCTATACTGGCGCCTGCCTGGAAACCCGTTTTATCAGCTTCAAACGACACGTGAAAGGCGGCAACCTGTTTGACCTGGACTGGCTGTTTGATCGCATCCAGAGACAACACATGAATATTAACAAGTTTCGAAGCCAGCTTCGGGACAAAACATTCACGGTTGTCACCAGCTGCGCAAGTACCGGTTACCCTATCTACCACACGTTCGATGAGCACTTTGAGCTGGAACAACTGTTCACCGTGCTGAAGGCTTCCAGCGCACTTCCCATGATTTATCGCAATGCCATCACCATTGATAGTAGAAATCATGTAGACGGGAGTCTTGCGGACCCTCTGCCCGTCATAAAAGCGGCAGAGGATGGCTATAAAAACATTGTTGTGCTGAGAAGCCGGGAAAGCCAGTATCGCAAAAAGGCTTCTTCTGCCAACAGACTGCTGGCCTGGCAATTGCGAAAACAGCCGGAAGTGGCTCAGCTGATTCGCCAGCAGTACTCAATCTATAACGAAACTCTGGACAGCTTCGATCAGTTAAAACACAACGGCATCACCATTACCGAAATTGCTCCGGATAGGCCTCTGAGTTCAACCCGAAGCACCCGAGACCGCGCCCGACTGGTGTCTGACTACCACAAGGGCTATTCCGCAGGATTTTCGTTCCTGCAAAACCTTGATCACGCTGCTCTGGCTCAGCCCGCCTGA